The DNA segment agaaggaatAAGTTATGACGAGCGATGATGCAAATGGATCAATAATTAACACTCCTTTTGGTATTATCTTCTTGATACGATAGCCTCATCGCCGTACACGTGATGTGTAGTTGCCCACCACCATACATTTCCGCCACTCAAGTACGCAAAGGACAAAATCCAAAGCACCTCGATGGCCGGCGGCTGTATGCTTCATAGGCGAGCATGTCTTTACGAGATCTTTCCGTCCGTGTCCCATCATAACCGCATTTTCGGACATTTTGCCTCTTTCTAAGTTTCTCATGGCGTCATCAATAGCCCACTAAACCACCGAACCTCGTTGACACGTATTAATTAATACTTTTCGACTGTTCCaaaaaggagaaggctGCAGTAGTGTGAAAGCCCCACCAGTGATGCTCGTAGCCTCGAATAAATTACCTTCTATTGATTGCAGATGGAAAGTTGAACTTGTTTGACTTTTTACTTGCAAAATCAAAACATTATACGACTAATTCTGCCTCGTAAGTGATGACGAAAGCTAAAGAAAACGCCGATAAATGACCAGAATGATAACGATCGATAACGACGATCAGCGCGGCGGGGACCCCCCGATGGAACCGGATTCCTTTGTTCGTTTTTTATCTTAAAAAAAGCTTAGCTTTTGTTCGATTAGTGGTCTCAGCATCCATTCCTACACGCACCTTTGTCTTTTCTGCCATTCGGTTAGTTTGCAGAAGGTGATATGATAGGGTAATAATAATTCTACTCATTTCCACCCTATACCACCGTTCCACATTCACAACAGGGTGTGTCATACCATTCTTGACATTCGTGGGTGAATGGAAGACGATTACAACAGAAATTTTCCCATTCATCACACCAACCCTGGAGCGAGGGTAGATTGGATAGGAGCTAAGAGAATATGAGAGATACTTCGAGGTGTCCAGTCACGATCTGGCTAGCAATAGGCTCTTTAGCTAGATGGCCTGTTGTTGATGATAAAATGGGAACTTAATATCAACCCGTTCACAAGTCAGCGGTGCATGGCGGACTTCCTTTGCTGATCAGTAATGTCTTCTCACCTCCGTCATCTAATAGCGGGAGCAAAGCATTTGATTCCACCTCTACATGAGGGCTTAATCGATTTACCCCTCCTCAAAGGCTAATCTTACATTTTGCCTTATCACTTAATAAATAGAAGAACGACAATGAGTACCTAGCTGTTAGTCGATCTCAAAGAAAATGTACTTTTCGTTGGTTTCTAGACAATCTCTAGGAGCTCTTCATCCTTTAGTCACATTATATAGTCGCGATCAATAGGCAAGTCGTTGGCGTCAGTTCACAAAAGATGTTAGCCTCAGTTTTTCATCATGTCCAATATTGCCGCCATCAGGAATTTGACATGCAAAAGAAAATATAGAAGAAAACAGAAGAGCGAAAGCGGAAAAAATAATAAGCGTGAATAACTGATTCGAGCCTTTCGAAAATAAACTTGCGCCACCTGCCCGTGACCCACATCTCTCGACCCCGTAATAATTACGTTGCCCATCACCCATCTCCCGTCATCTTCCGTTATCTAGATCTTGCGAATGGGTCCTCATGGCTACATATGGACATTTATCGTCATAATAGATTCTcaaggatggaaagggGAAAGATAGAAATGGAACTAAAGATATTTGATGCGGCCGATGATGGGGAACAGTTTATTTGGAATCTTTGGGTCCAGGAGCATATTCTTCCTGCCCTGGAGGGTGGGTAATGTCCATCTTGGTTCGGACATTGTAGAATACCTTCAGGAACTGTACTCACAGCCATAAGTTTGAAACTGGTGAACTGAGAGAGGAAGTATGACATACCTTGGTCCTCGCACCCTGCGCTGAGATACCATTGTCCTGCAGATCCTGATCTGTCATCAACACCATGTCATTCCAATTGGACTTTTCAAAGTTGGGCGTATATTTCTGATAGTACCCGTCATCAGCATCTAAATCACACAGATATACTCTCAAATGTAGATAAGTCAATGACTCACGTGCAACCTGAGAACTCTCAGCCAGTTGGGCACATCCTCCAAAATCCTCACATCTACATCTTCCGGCCCTGCTACACCGGCGCCACCACCAgcacctccaccgccaGTTTGTTGACCAGGTGCGGGAGAGTGGGACTTCATAGGGTTGGGACTTCGCCTTCCAGGTTGATGCTGTTGTTGGTGTTGGTTAATGTGCGAAGACTGGCCTCGACTGGCGCCACGTCGGGGGGGGTTCAACCCGGGCTGAAGGCTAGATACGGAAGTGTTGAATGGAGAATATGGGGAGTTCTGGAGCTGTTGCTGCATAGCTAGCATCTGCGCCGCTTGGGCTTGCGCGGTGGTCAAACCGTTTAAACCAGGATTCACACCTCCCAGCCCTGCAAGGCTGTAGTTCAACCCGAGATTAGCCAACGTCGCGGCATCGGCACCGATACCCAGACTGCCCAAACCAAACTGATCAACAAGAGGCGAACGTCCCGCTGTTCCAAATTGGTTAGGTAGGAGGCCAGAAGATGTCCCAGGCTGGGTAGTGTGCGGGTTAACAATTTCACCATCGTCGTTATATTGCCCTGAGACGTTACGGGAAGTCTGGCCAGAAGCGAGACCACCAGCGGGCCGTCGATATTTGCGAGCATCATCAAGAGGAAGATAACCAGGGCTGTTGAGCTGGAGGGTCGCCATATTGAGAGCGTGAGAGAGGTCGGCGACGCTAGCGGGAGCGGTGAGCTTGCCGTCATTGTAATTCTGTACGAGGGGGGTGTTGACCATGCTCGCCCAGCTAGCATTGTTCCCGAATGGGCTAGCCATAGGGGATTCACGTCCAATACCCAAACCAATACCGGGGCTCCCAGCAGAAACTCTAGGGGAGCGAGGGAAGGCAGTGCTGTCACGGTGGAGGGATTCTCGAGGTTTACCAGAAAAATCAGTAGACTTAGGTCGGGCTTCAGGGGTGGGCGACTTGCTTCGGCTACGGCCAGATATGTTACTCTCCAAAGCCGGAGATGTACCTCGCTCGATCACTTGATCAAGCTGACCTTGCCACCTGTCGTGGGGCTGGAGTGTACCAGGCGCAGAGATACGGTTCTGTCTTGCCTTTGCGGCCTTCGTTGCCGCATCATCCGGAGCGAGATAGTGTCCGTTACCCGGAGAGCCAGTGAAACCGGCCCCGCCGCCTGCGGAAGGGGACTTGAGGTTCATATTGGACAACTTGGACTCTACCTGAGTCTGAAACGAGTTGTTACCGGAAAGGCTGGGAGAAAGGAGAGCAGACATGGGGTCAGATTGAGACATGTGATGGAGCACTGAGATGAAGAAACGGATCTGGACTGGAGTGGAATATTGGAGAAGAGAGTACAAAGCAGCAGTACGTTCAGCCTCGGAAAGAACACGGAACCCTGTGTATAATCAGCGGTGGCCGCAACGTTGGAATAATGACTTACATTGCTCAATCGCGCCAAGCTCTTCGGTAAAGTTTTGGTCAGTGCTGGCGGCCGCCATTTCTTCAAGAGTCGCTTCCCAGTTAGCAAGATGTTTGAACCACTGATCAATTTGCTCCGCTAATTTTGTGTCAGCACAAGTTCGCGTTAGGAAGAAAAGTTAGAAAAACAACACACTTTCGGGAGTCTTGGCTTCGCGGGTAGGAATGAATTCACTGCTCGGCCTAGGACCGGTAGTGGCAGAAACAGCCCTTCCGCTACCGATACCGCTTGGTCTGGGGCTCAAGCTCTCCCTGTTTCCCATACCCATAGCGACGGACGAGCTCACGTGTCTGGGTTGACTAGGGGAGCTAGGAGATGCAAGTCCAGGGCCCAACCCGAGGGACCCGAAACCTTTTGAGTTACCGGATGTGGGAGGCCCAAGGGATTGGCGAGTAAGCTTAGCCGGGTTGGCAAGGTTAACAGGAGGTTcaggagagggagagggtGAGCGATGAGGACGTAGGGTGTGGGAAGCCATGTTGTGTCAGTTGTATAGATTGACTTGATAGCTTGTTCCAATAGTAGGATAAGACGAGTTGATGACCAGCCGTCAGACGGACCTGCACCGGGACTGTGTCGCCAAGGTTAGCTAGGCATGATTGATTGACGTGTGACTCACAGAATATAAGGTCTATGTCACGAAGTGAATAGTGTGCCGGGAGCCAGTTAGAACGGTTAGTAGGACGATAATGGACGGACATAACCGTAGAAGATTACAAAGAAAGACATGCCATACCAGCATCAGCGCCACATTCTTTTCTACAACTTCATACTCTTCCTTTGATGGTGCGACGCGCTTCCATTCTCAGCGGACACGCGTCTGCTCCACGGAAGGAGTGGAGGCATGGGACTCACTTTGTTGGTAGAGAGCGTGTGTGAGTGGGCTTATGAGACTATGTGCAGGATTGCGAGGCCTGCTCTTTCTTATAGGTATGGAGTTTGGACATATGTGATGTTATGTGGGAAACAAAAAGAAATCTACGTACGCTGCACCACCACCCGCCTTGTCCCGGAGCCATCGACGCGCGCGACACCGCACAAATTCAGTGCCCCTGTGGCGAATCAGTTTCTTACTCGTGCTGTGTAACTTTTCTAATCGCGTATTGCGAATTAGGAATAGGGGCGGCCCAAACCTGAATTGCTAATTAGAAGCTGTAAAGTACCGGGGCTTCTATTATGTGTCCCTTGTAAGTCAAACTTCCGCTTTGCCTGAAAAAGCGATTGACACTTTTGCATCAACGGATATAACTGCTTGAGGATGACTGTAAGGCAGCGAGAGTAAGCGAGGGAAAATGCTAGCGGCTGTCCAGAAACAAATGCTCTATTTTCTACTT comes from the Cryptococcus gattii WM276 chromosome M, complete sequence genome and includes:
- a CDS encoding RNA binding protein, putative (Similar to TIGR gene model, INSD accession AAW46783.1), whose translation is MASHTLRPHRSPSPSPEPPVNLANPAKLTRQSLGPPTSGNSKGFGSLGLGPGLASPSSPSQPRHVSSSVAMGMGNRESLSPRPSGIGSGRAVSATTGPRPSSEFIPTREAKTPETEQIDQWFKHLANWEATLEEMAAASTDQNFTEELGAIEQWFRVLSEAERTAALYSLLQYSTPVQIRFFISVLHHMSQSDPMSALLSPSLSGNNSFQTQVESKLSNMNLKSPSAGGGAGFTGSPGNGHYLAPDDAATKAAKARQNRISAPGTLQPHDRWQGQLDQVIERGTSPALESNISGRSRSKSPTPEARPKSTDFSGKPRESLHRDSTAFPRSPRVSAGSPGIGLGIGRESPMASPFGNNASWASMVNTPLVQNYNDGKLTAPASVADLSHALNMATLQLNSPGYLPLDDARKYRRPAGGLASGQTSRNVSGQYNDDGEIVNPHTTQPGTSSGLLPNQFGTAGRSPLVDQFGLGSLGIGADAATLANLGLNYSLAGLGGVNPGLNGLTTAQAQAAQMLAMQQQLQNSPYSPFNTSVSSLQPGLNPPRRGASRGQSSHINQHQQQHQPGRRSPNPMKSHSPAPGQQTGGGGAGGGAGVAGPEDVDVRILEDVPNWLRVLRLHKYTPNFEKSNWNDMVLMTDQDLQDNGISAQGARTKFLKVFYNVRTKMDITHPPGQEEYAPGPKDSK